The sequence TTCGTTATCGCGACGGCTTCAATTTTAGCAGCTAGTTCACTTGGATTCTTGACGTTTAATTTTCATCCTGCCAAGATTTTTATGGGGGATACAGGATCATTGTTTCTCGGTTATATGATTGCAGTTCTTGCGCTGTTAGGATTTAAGAACATTGCTGTCGTATCGTTGCTCATCCCGATCATCATACTTGGTGTTCCGGTGTCAGATACATTCTTTGCGATCGTGCGTCGTATACGGATGAAACAGCCCGTTTCAGCTCCTGACAAATCGCATTTACATCATTGCCTGCTACGTGCAGGATTCTCACATAGACAGACAGTGCTAATCATCTACGGACTTGCGATTCTGTTCGGTGTCGCAGCCGTCATCTTCTCCCAAGCTACAGTTTGGGGTGCGATTGTGCTTGCGGTCGTCATTCTGATCGCTGTTGAGTTGTTTGTAGAAATCATCGGACTTGCCGGAACTAATTACCGGCCTTTATTAAATCTTGTCCGGATGATTGGGAAATAATCATATTGCGCTAAATAAACGGCGGCTTGCATTTAACATGCAGGCCGCCGTTTTTATTGTTCATATGAAAAAGCCATTCCGGAGGGGAATGGCTTTTAGTTATCAGTTTGTGAAATCACTGCTGCCCTCAGCAGTTTCATCCACCGTACCGATTGTATTGCTGTTGCTATCCGTTAATGTCGAAGAATCAGGTATTAAGCCTAAATGCGATTTGAGTATTTGTTGTACGTTTTGGAGATCATTTTCGTTCAACTTATAATAGTAGACTCCTGTTGACCAGTCATCATAACCTTGCAGACTAAGTGTATCAATTTTAGGTGTACCGCCTTTTGCATATTCCCAGAAAGACGTCATTTCTTTGAATGTCATATCTGTTTTCATGTTATCGCCGACCGCTTCAATCACATCACCGTATTTCGTGATAGACTTCACAGACACCATTTCTTTGATAATTGCTTGTAAAATCATTTGCTGACGCTTTCCTCGTTCGATGTCACTATCCAACTTCCGTGTTCTTGCCAATGCTAACGTATGTCTACCGTCAAGCACTTGCAGCCCTTTTTTCAGCTGGATGGCATTTTTATCATTTTCGTCCTTTTCCAGACGGTCGTAAGGGACTTCTACTTCAACGCCGCCAAGAGCATCAACGACTTCGATAAATGCATTGAAGTTCATCTTTACGTAGTAATCAAGAGGAATATCAAGCATTTCTTCTACAGCTTCGATAGAGGCGTGTGTTCCGCCGAAAGCATGTGCATGTGTAATTTTATCTTTATAACCGACTTTTGGAATATAAACATACGAATCGCGGGGAATACTCAATAGTTTGACTGATTTCTCCTCGGGATTGAATGTTGCAACAAGTAAAGCATCCGAACGGCTTCCGCTATTGTTCATCTGGCGCGCTTCGCTGTCATCGACACCAATGAGCAGAATGGAGACATTGTCTTTAGCGGGCTCGATTTTTACTTCGCCTCGTAATTCTGACTTCGGTGTTTCTGGTACAGCTTCATAAGCACGATCAACGGCCTGTTCAGCTTTTTGCTGTAATGATAACGCATAGGCTGAAACAACGAGTAGGGAAGTGAAAGCCATAAGAAGACCGACTTTTATTGCTAATCTAGATTTGGAAGTCTTCTTTTTCATTTTTTTATAATCTGTCCTTTTCATTTACATAAAAGCCCCCAGCATCGGCCTGGGAATAGAAGCCCAAGCGAATTTATGTTCAATTGAAGCTGACTCGAAAAATAGAGTTTAGTAAAATGCGAATAAACGTCAACTTTCTCCATTATACTATTAAATTCTCACTTCGTATACTATTATCAGTTATCGAATTCGAGGAAAGAAGTAGAAAGAGGGGAGATTTCTGCTTGACCGCTTGTCAATTCAGTCATCCATGCGGTAAATGCATCGATCTCGTTAATAGGAACATTTATCATCAGACTGACGTCCTCTTCATAGACGATCTTAACAAGCGGATATGTGGACTGCCTTGCTTCGTTTTCTACTTTACCAAGCCATGTGTAATCGATGGACACTTTCATGAGCTGATGGAGTTTACGCTCGACGACACCTGTCGCAGCAATCCCCTCTGTCGTTGCACGGCCATACGCGCGGATCAATCCGCCACCACCGAGCTTGATGCCGCCAAAATAACGGGTGACGACAACAGCGGTATCTTTCAGCCCTTGCTTCTTGAGAACTTCGAGCATGGGGAATCCCGCTGTACCTGAAGGTTCTCCATCGTCATTCGCTTTTTGGATATGGTCATGCTCGCCGATAATGTAGGCCGAGCAGTTGTGGGTTGCTGTATGGTGCATCTTTTTGATGTCATTAATAAATTCGATTGCCTCGTCCTCAGTTTCGACACGTTTGACATATGTGAGGAATCTTGATTTTTGAATGACCAGTTCACTTTCCCCGGAAAGCCTTACTGTTCTATAGTCCGCTCGCATTTGCAGCACTCCTATCACTTGTAATACAATCGTAATACGCAATTAGTTATATGATGATATAATAATAAAGTGTATAAGGAATTATGAAATACTGCAACAATACCTATGTTGCGTGTGTTGATTTCCAGACGGGAGAGGTTCGATTGGCAGAGAAAACTATAGATATCCAAAGCCTGGAACATATATTCGATAACATGGTCAACGTAATGGATCAGTCTAAAAATGATATCTTCACCATTAGCGAGCAAAGCCGCCAAGCCTTCCAGGAGATGCAAAACGAACTGGGTATCATCAAAGAAGAGATTTCCCGGGTAATAACAGAAGGCGATTACTTGGAAGACATGACACGTCATTCTAGAAGAAGATTGGCTGACGTTTCCAAAAACTTCATGAAATTTTCCGAAGAGGAAGTCCGTAAGGCATATGAAACGGCCAATGATTTACTCGTGAGATTGTCGATTAATCGCATGGAAGAGAAACAGTTGCGGGTGAGGCGTGATGAGCTCGATCGACGTATTGCGGCATTACTCGACACGATTGAACGTGCAGACCAGCTTGTTAACCAAGTAACGACAGTCATCACCTATTTGACATCAGACTTGAAAAAGGTCGGTGAGGCGCTAGAATCTGCTAGGCAGAAACAAGATTTTGCTATTCAGATCATCCAGGCACAAGAAGATGAGCGCAAACGTCTGTCGCGTGATATTCATGACGGTCCTGCACAAATGCTGGCAAACGTTCTGCTTCGTTCAGGGTTAATTGAAAGAACGTACACGGAGAAAGGTCCGGTTGAGGCGTTATCGGAACTGAATCAGTTAAAAGAAATGGTTCGAAATGCATTGCTGGAAGTACGGCGGATTATCTATGATCTGCGTCCGATGGCATTGGATGATCTCGGATTAATCCCGACGCTTCGAAAATACGTTTCCACCGTGATGGAATATGAGAAGGATGTCACAATCCACTTCATGAACAATGGCACGGAGAAACGTTTTGAATCGAATTTTGAAGTTGGCATCTTCAGGCTTGTCCAAGAATGCATATCAAATGCACTTAAACATGGAAATTCAAGAGATGTTTGGGTGAAAGTCGAATGGCTTCGTGATACAATGAATATAGTCGTGAAGGACAATGGCAAAGGTTTTGACCAAAATCAAACTAAAGAGAAATCATTTGGCATAATCGGAATGCGGGAACGTATCGAATTGCTGAAAGGTGAGATGAAAATCATTTCATCCATCGGCAATGGCACTACTGTGTTCTTCCGTGTTCCGTTACTGGAAACTAATCTTGTTGAATAGGGTATTGGGAGGGAATGGAAATGACGAAAATTTTAATTGTCGATGATCATCAGTTGTTCCGTGAAGGTGTGAAGCGAATCCTCGATTTCGAAAATTCGTTCGAAGTAGTAGGAGAGGGAGACGACGGCACCGAAGTCACCGAACTTTACCGCCGCTTCAGTCCTGAAGTCGTATTGATGGATATCAATATGCCGGGTATGAATGGAGTGGAAGCGACGGAGAATCTGAGAAAAGAATTCCCGGACGCGAAAGTGATCATACTTTCCATCCATGATGATGAATCATATGTATCACATGCATTGAAATCGGGCGCGCTCGGTTATATGTTGAAGGAAATGGACGCGGATGCGATTGTACAAGCAATCAAAGTCGTGGCAGCAGGCGGATCGTATCTTCACCCGAAAGTGACACATAATCTCGTTTCTGAATTCCGTCGTCTAAGCGAACGCGAACATAAAGGTTCGTTCCAGCAAAATGATATTCGCCGTCCGCTTCATTTATTGACGAAGCGCGAATGTGAAGTATTGCAGTTGCTGACTGATGGACAAAGTAACCGGACAATCGGGGAAACACTTTTCATCTCCGAAAAAACGGTTAAAAATCATGTATCGAGCATTCTGCAAAAAATGGGTGTTAACGACCGTACACAAGCTGTTGTTACAGCCATCAAAAACGGTTGGGTCGAAGTGAAGTAATCATTCACAACTGTAGAGAAGGGGCCTCCTCCGTATATCGGAAGGTCCCTTTTGACTGTTAATAGGAGGAATAGCAATGAAAAAAATCGTACTCACAGGAACGATGGCGTTACTCTTGGTTCTGGGTGCATGTAGTGACAAAGAAGACACGAAAACAGGCCAAGGTTCTGTGGATGATGGAGAATCCGTCAACGAATACGGATCCATCGACCATGGTGTAGATGAGAACCAAGTCGGCTTCAATATAGATGGCGGCGAAATCGAAGAAGCGGCAGGTGTTCCTGCGCAGGAGAAAATCGCTTTGATGGACGCGTTCGACACGTATATTCACGCTTTCAATAATGAAGACGTCGACGAATATATGGGGACACTTTCAAAAAAGCCGAAAAGTTTCACCATCGAAGAAGAACAGACCTATATCGAAGAAATCTTCGCAGACTATGAGATAAATCGTGAAGCTACAGATGTCACAATCGTCAAATACGCTGAAGACGAAGCGCAAGTATTCTCCAACCTGAACACAAAACTAAAACAGAAATCAACAGCACTCGAAACATCACGCACTGGCCGCCAAGTGACAGTATTCGCTAAAGAAGATGACGAATGGAAAGTCACATCGGTGTACTATATGGAAGATCAAAAGAATGAGTAAGTGATCACTAATAGTGTATAAATACCACAAAAGTAGCCCATCCCAAGCAAGCGGATGGGCTACTTTTTAAGGTTTTTTGTCAAATGAGGTTAGTGAAGTATTTTTAGCCGACTTATACCTGGATAAGAACAATGAAATAAATAGACTATCCACCGTTGATTTCCGTTCCAGGTGGACGCGTTCCAGGGGGCGGGCGGTGAGCCTCCTCGTCGCAAAAAAATCATGTTCCTGCGGGGGCTCACCTGTCAGTGCAAAGATGTACTCCTTTTCGCTACGCTTCACTCGCAAAAGCCGTTCTACGTTACGTCTCTCGCTTATCCCCTAGGAGTCGCCACCTTGCACTCCAATCAACTAGAATCGCTTCAAAACCTAAAGCCATCACATATCAAAAAAGATTAACGCTACTACAGAGTGTGGTAGTTTTTGATTTGATTGAATGGGTTTTGGAACAATTGCTTTCAGTTTAAAGTGAATAAGAATCCGCTTTTTATAGTTCATGAAATTTCTTTAATCATAAGCGACGCGGTTTAGAACTTTGGTTTTATTGTTAACTCTTTCAATTCGACAATTGTTGTAAGGATAAATAAAGCTGTTTTCAATGAATGGGAGAAGCTTTCTTTAAACTGGTTCTCGTTTAATTTAAAACAAGGGCTGTAGCTGGTTTCGCTAAACAAACTTTTAAGGATTTGAATCGCACTTATATTGTCCGAATTCTTAGCTGATTGGAGTGCAGAGCGGCGACTCCAACCGGATTAGTGGGACAGGTAAGACCCAGCAGGGAGCGTTAGCGATCCGATGCGGCTTACTGCCCACCCGGTGGAACGCGTCCGCTCGGAACGGAAATCAGCGCGAAATAGGATTTATTCTGTTCATGATATATTCATAAGAAAATCACGCTAGTGAAATTCCATCCCTTTCTCCTGTTTTAAGGAGGAGGGGATTTTCTTTGACACTATCCCTAAAATTACCACCAAAACCATGTTGCCTTTTCAATGGTTAATGCGTATAATGAGAACAAATGTTCTAACCGAGGAGGGAAGACGTCATGCCTTTAATCCCAGCGAAGGCACTGCCGCATTTTGAAAATATGATTTACTTGCCACTGCTGTTGACTGTCCTGGAACTGGATCGGACAGAAATTGAAAAGGGCTCCTTCAAACTGAAGGGCCCTTACTTGAAAATCATCGATGCCGCCATCCTGCGAGTTCAAAAAGAATTACAAGAAACAACATTCTACTTAAAACGCAACAACATGAAAGTTATTCGAAAAGATAGGGATAGTATGTTCACGGATTACATTTTTATTAATGGCGGCTTCGAAGATCACCGTCGTTACTTAAATGTCCGTTTACGAAACCGCACGGAAGAACTGCTTCACTTATACTTCATCAGTCTGGGTGACTACCACCAAACCGCAACCAACTAATTGTCTTCGCCGGACTTGTCCGGCTCCTTCTTATAATTATCAATTTTTTTATAGTCGCTCTCTTTTGGTTCCTGGACTTTCTTTAGTTCTTTTGATGGAAATAAATATGTCGACCTATCCATGCGTTTATGGTTTTTCAAAAAGTCGATTTCAATCAATCTTGCCAATGAATATTGCCGATAGAATGTCGAAGTCGATATGTTCAAATTCAGGTTCTTTCCATTCTCCAACGTCATGGAAGTATCGAGACCGTCTTTTTTAAAGTTTTGCACGGCATGATACGAGATCCAGACGTTTTGGTCGGAAGTAGGCGACATTGTCGGTATGAAAATAAAAGGTACACCGTAAGCGTTTGCCAACATGATTGGTACTTTATGCATTTTGCCTAGCACATGGTGAGATGTATGCATCGCGCGTGCGAGATTACTACCATAGTAACTGCATGAACGGGTCACAATATGTATTGGTTTTTTAGAAACTGTAAAAGTTCTATCCCGCTCTATAACTTGTGTGAATACTTTATTGCCGATTGTCAATGGATGCAATGCCAAGGTGTCAAAGGATACAAAATAATTGTTCAATAATTTATCCAATTCCACTTCCTACCTTTCCCGTAAATCTATCCCTAAGATGATTATAGGATAATAAAAATTAATTGCAAGCGCTTTCATGAATAATTTGAACTATTTATTTTGTTTAGTCAATTAAGCACTTGAATAGGCTAGAAGAAGAGAACCTGATATCGAAATAAAGTAATGGAAAAAGTCGTTAAAACGGTGAAAAGAAGATAGATTTCCTCCGAAATAACGGGGAAATCTATCTTCTTATCGGCCATTCAATATAGTATATAGACCTATTTACTATGCTTGGGTATTACGTCTTTTGATAATCGAGCGCGGCTGCACCGAGCGTTTTTGCGGCAAGTAGCATCGCTTTCTCCTCAAAATCGAATTTCGGATGATGATGTGGATACGGTTCGTCAATCTGTGCGCCCGTAAAGAAGAATGTGCCTGGCACATGTTCAAGATAATACGCGAAATCTTCTCCGCCCATTTGTGGTTTACTTTCCTCGACTGCCTCTACGCCGGGTATTGACTCAGCAACACCTTTAAGAAATTCAGTTTCTTTAGGATGATTGACGACAGCCGGATACCCCCGGAAATAGTCAAACTGAATCTCGCAATCATTGGCGACTGCTGTCCCTTTAACGATGCGTTCCATTTCTCGCTCCATCAGGTCGCGGATATCAGGACTGAATGTACGGACGGTTCCGCCGATCCTTGCAGAATCAGCAATAACATTAAAGGCATTGTCAGCGATAAATGAACCGACGGATAATACCGCAGATTCAATTGGATCAACGCGTCTGGATACGAGCTGCTGCAAGCTCATGACGAGTTGGGAACCAATCACAATTGCATCTTTCGTCTGATGGGGAGCGGCTCCGTGGCCTCCAGCTCCTTGGACTACAATGTCGAATCGATCAGCTGCTGCCATGACGGGACCCGATCTATATTCAATCGTTTTGAAAGGGATGAGAGACCAAAGATGCGTACCGAAAATGACGTCAACGCCGTCGAGACAGCCATCTTCAATCATTGAAATCGCGCCTCCAGGAGCAAACTCTTCCGCATGCTGATGGATGAACACATACTCACCAGTCAAGTTTTCACGAATTTCAAAAATGGCTTTCGCCAACTGTAAAAGTGTTGCGGTATGGCCGTCATGTCCGCAAGCATGCATAACGCCGGGAACCGTTGATTTGTAAGAAACGTCTTTTTCATCTTGAATAGGCAGTGCGTCGAAATCCGCACGAAGAGCGACCGTCTTACCGGGACATGCGCCCTTTACACGTGCTACAACTCCGTTTCCACCGACACCCGCTTGCACGTCAATGCCAAGCTGTGCGTAAAAATCATGGATATATTGCGCAGTGTTCACTTCTTGAAAAGATAATTCAGGATGCATATGGAGGTGTCTTCGGATGATGACCATATCCTCATACGCCAGGTCCAACTTTTCGAATAACTGTGCATTCATTCGATTACCCCTCTCAAAACGTATTAATTGTACATTCACAATTATAGCAATACGTTGCAAGAGTCGCAATGTGACAGAGGTTCATTACACAGTTTCTTCAGGTTTAGCAACGTAAGTCGTCACGTATGGTGCGCTAGAGAACATATGGGTTGTATTATCAGAGAACTGGGTCAAGTTCGCCGAATGGCTTGAAGCGGCATACGCAGCCGAATTCTTCCAACGGTCAAAATCTGTAGGCTGTTCCCACTCCGTTAGGACGATAAATGTGTCCGAGTCGAGCGGGCGCAATAGCCGGAAAGCGAGAAAGCCTGGTTGTTTCGCAAGATTATCGTCCATAATAGAATAACGGTGTTCAAAGACGGGACGTCCTTCATCCGTCACGGAGATATTGTTGAACGTGAAGAATCCTTCGTCGCGCAGATGACCTGTCGAGCCGATTACCTCAAACCTTCTCGGTGTTTGGAAAACGGATTTTCCTTCCGTTTCATGAAGCAGAAGCGAGTGGCCGCTGCCGTGCATAAGCACCATGCCCTCATTTGCATGCTTTTCCTGAATCTTTTCCATAAAATCTCTTGTTCCCGTTGTCATATACATATACATCCATAAAACCTCCTGTAATCTAGATACTATTCATATTTTCCCTTAAAGGGACAATTAAAACAAACAATGTCTAAATGATGGCGAGAACCTCTAAAATACAGTAACAAATTAGTGACAAGATGAGGTAATCACTATACATTCCAAAACGGAAAGGCTATATTTGAAATCGAATAATCAAATAAGATAATACTTTATGGAAAGTGGGAATCGATTTTATGACAACATTTAACGATACACTGCTTCGCGCTGCCAAAGGTGAGAAAATAGATCATACGCCGGTATGGTACATGCGACAGGCAGGACGTTCACAGCCTGAATACCGTGCAATAAAAGAAAAATACTCTTTAGAAGAAATTACACATCAACCGGAACTATGTGCATATGTGACAAAGCTTCCTGTCGATCAATATAATACAGACGCGGCAATTCTGTTTAAAGATATTGTTACACCATTACCGGGCATTGGCGTGGACGTGAAAATCAAAGCAGGTGTCGGTCCGGTTATTTCAAATCCCATCCGTACCGTGCAGGATGTCTATAATCTCGGAGAGTTATCTCCTGAAGATGATATTCCTTTCGTACTAGATACGATCAAGCTATTAAAAGAGCAATTGACGGTGCCGTTGATCGGTTTCGCAGGCGCACCATTTACGCTCGCAAGCTACATGATTGAAGGCGGTCCGTCTAAAAGCTATAACTTGACGAAATCGTTCATGGTGTCTGAACCTGAAGCATGGTTTGCGTTAATGAACAAGCTGGGTGACACAATTATCACGTCAATCAAAGCACAAGTGAAAGCCGGAGCGGCGGCAATTCAAGTATTCGATTCATGGGTAGGTGCATTGAACGTATCAGACTACCGTATTTTTGTTAAACCGGTCATGACACGTATTTTCAATGAGCTCCGTACACTGAACGTTCCATTAATCACGTTTGGGGTTGGTGCAAGCCACTTGGCGAATGAATGGCACGACCTTCCCGTTGACGTTGTAGGACTTGATTGGCGTTTATCCATCAAAGAAGCAGGCGAACGCGGATTGACGAAGCCGTTGCAGGGGAATCTTGATCCATCCTTATTATTGGCGGATTGGAACATCATCGAAGAACGGACAAAAGTGATCATCGAGCAAGGTGTCGAGCATGGCAGCCATATTTTCAATCTCGGTCACGGTGTATTCCCAGATGTGAAACCTGCGACGTTGCAGAAATTAACTGCATTTGTTCATGAATATAGCGCACAACTACGTAAATAATCGATAAAAACGAGGTGCAAATGATGACAAAGAAAAAAATGGGTCTATTAGTCATGGCGTATGGTACGCCTTACAAAGAAGAGGACATTGAACCGTATTACACGCATATCCGCAGAGGGCGTCCACCGGCACCCGAGCAACTGCAAAATCTGAAAGACCGTTACGAGGCAATCGGGGGCATTTCTCCGCTTGCACGCATAACGGATAACCAGGCGGAAGCACTCGGCAACTGTCTTAATGAAATACAGGACGACGTCGAATTTAAAGTTTATGTAGGATTAAAACATATTACACCTTTCGTTGAAGAAGCGGTTGAACAGATGGACAAAGACGGCATTACAGAAGCTGTGACAATCGTCCTGGCACCGCATTATTCTTCATTTTCCGTACAGTCATATAACGACCGTGCAAAAGAAGAAGCCGCTAAACATGGGATTACTGTTACATCGGTGGAAAGCTGGTATAAACAGCCGAAATTCATTGAATTCTGGTCTACTAAAATCCGCGGTACGTTCGATAGCATGAGTGAACAGCAACGCGCAAAGGCTTGTCTTGTCGTTTCGGCGCATTCATTGCCTGAAAAGATTAAAGAAAAAGGGGATCCATACCCCGATCAGTTAGCTGAAACAGCGAAGATGGTCGCTGAAGCTGCCGGTGTCGATACATATGCAGTCGGCTGGCAAAGTGAAGGACAGACGGGTGAACCTTGGCTTGGACCTGACGTTCAGGATTTGACGCGCGAACTGCATGAGCAAAGAGGCTATGAAGCATTTGTCTATACACCAGTCGGTTTCATTTCGGATCATCTAGAAGTCCTTTATGATAACGACTATGAATGTAAAGTTGTCTGCGATGAAGTCGGAGCTGCGTATTACCGTCCGGAAATGCCTAACACGGATCCATTGTTCATTCACGCGATGGCGGATGCAGTACTCGATAAATTGAAGGAAGCTTGAAACTGGGAAGTGATGATGGACATGAGTGAAAAGAAGAAAAAAGTCGTCATTGTCGGTGGAGGGATCACAGGTCTCTCCGCTGCATTCTATATGCAGAAAGCGGCACGTGAACAAAATTTACCGGTTGAAGTGTTGCTCATTGAAGCGACAAACCGATTGGGTGGAAAAATCCAGACGATCCGTCGTGATGGCTTTGTCATTGAGCGCGGACCGGACAGTTTCCTCATCCGAAAGAAAAGCATGGACACGCTTGCGGAAGACCTCGGTATCGCCGATGAACTTGTCCGCAATGCAACAGGACAGGCGTATATTCTTGTGAATGAAAAACTACAGCCAATACCGGGCGGCTCAATTATGGGCATTCCGACTGAAGTCGGTCCGTTCTTGAAATCAGATTTGTTTTCATGGAGCGGAAAATTGCGCGCGGCGGGGGATTTTGTAATGCCACGTTCAGGTATCGATGGCGATCAGTCACTCGGTCATTTCTTCCGTCGTCGATTTGGCGGGGAAATCGTCGATAATCTGATTGAGCCACTGTTATCCGGCGTTTACGCGGGCGATATTGATCAGATGAGTCTTCAGTCGACGTATCCACAGTTTTATCAAGTGGAGAAGAAACACCGAAGCTTGATTCTCGGAATGAAAAAGACGACCCCTAAACAAGTGCCGCAGAAAGATTCGCATGGCGCTTCGAAAAAAGGTGCGTTTCATTCATTCCGTAATGGCCTGTCATCTGTTGTCGAGGCAATTGAGGAACAAATGGAACCCGGCTCAATTGTGAAAAACGTCAAAATCGATCGTATCGCCAAACAGGGTGATCAAACCGTATTAGAATTGAACAGTGGCGTAACGGTTACGGCGGATGCGGTCATTTTGACGACCGGTCA is a genomic window of Sporosarcina oncorhynchi containing:
- the hemY gene encoding protoporphyrinogen oxidase; the encoded protein is MSEKKKKVVIVGGGITGLSAAFYMQKAAREQNLPVEVLLIEATNRLGGKIQTIRRDGFVIERGPDSFLIRKKSMDTLAEDLGIADELVRNATGQAYILVNEKLQPIPGGSIMGIPTEVGPFLKSDLFSWSGKLRAAGDFVMPRSGIDGDQSLGHFFRRRFGGEIVDNLIEPLLSGVYAGDIDQMSLQSTYPQFYQVEKKHRSLILGMKKTTPKQVPQKDSHGASKKGAFHSFRNGLSSVVEAIEEQMEPGSIVKNVKIDRIAKQGDQTVLELNSGVTVTADAVILTTGHMAASQLFESHGLLQGLKEIHTTSVATVALAFPQEAIVQDKEGTGFLVSRSGDYSITACTWVHRKWPTTTPEGKVLLRAFVGRIGEEAIVDLPDDEIERIVLKDLSKIITINGKPDFTIVTRYKEDRPQYRVGHRERIASAKSELKREFPMVKLAGASYEGVGLPDCIDQGKAATEEVLVELFGE